DNA from Candidatus Neomarinimicrobiota bacterium:
TGTATTCGATTTCCATGGATTATTTTCTGCCACTTTTCCTTTTACCATTGAATGAATAAAATTATATAAAAACAAGATTTGGAAAGCACCAAGTATAAATGCCGAAATTGTTATAAAAATATTGATATCTGCCAATGGCTTTAGGAATTCAAATTCACCCGGATTATATAATCTACGGTGCTGACCCGCATACCCAGTAGCCATCATGTTAAAGAAGACTAGATTAATCGATATAAATGTTCCCCAGAAATGAATTTTACTTAGAAGAGGGTTCAGCATTCGACCAAACATCCTTGGATACCAGTAAGCAATTGCAGCATATCCACCAAATAATACAGATGCAGCCATGGTGTAATGGAAGTGACCCACAACAAACATGGTATCGTGAAGATAAATATCAGCTGTAACTGTCGCATTATAAAGTCCTGTAAGCCCACCTATAGCAAATACCCAAATCACGGCCATAGTATGCAACATCGGGGGGTCAAAATGAAGGGACCCACGCCAAAGTGTTGCTAACCAGTTGAAAAAGAAAATAGAGGATGGAATGCTAATTAGAAGCGTTAGAAACATAAAAGTTTTCCCCAACAAAGGACTCATCCCCGTGGTGTACATATGATGCCCCCAAACGACTGAACTTAGGACCACGATCGTACTCATACATATAACTGTAATTTTAGCACCAAATGCCGGTTTCCTTGAAAAAACCGAGAGTAATTCAGATACAATCCCCCATACGGGCAAAATCAAGATATACACTTCTGGATGTCCAAAAATCCAGAATACATGCTGGAATAATAAAGGATCACCGCCGCCGCCTGCGGCTAAACGCCCTGCCAAAAAGAATTGAGTTCCCAGTAATTGGTCAGTCAATAACATAATCAATCCAGCAGCAATGACCGGGACAAAAATGACATTTAAAATGGATGCAAGCCACAATCCCCACACAGACAGGGGCATGCGAAAATAGGTCATTCCCGGTGCTCGGAGCCTGATGACTGTAATGACATAATTAATGGCACCCATCATTGTGGCCACACCCATGAGTGTAATGGACAACGTCCAGAAAGCCTGACCCAAACCAGGTATCCCCCCTGCCGGTAAACTCAGGGGTGGATAGGAAGTCCAACCACCCGAAGCTACACCCAACGGTAAAAAATATGAAACCAATAACACCACTCCCGAAAGAAAGAATGTCCAAAATGAGAGCATATTCAATGTTGGGAAAGCCATATCCTTGGCACCAATCTGAAGCGGAATCACAAAATTCCCGAAAGCACCGATTAATAATGGCGTTATTGCCCAGAATATCATAATGGTACCATGCATAGTAAATAATTGATTATAAACATCAGGAGTGATCATTCCCGCTTCTCCATTCACTATAGATCCAAATAGCCACCATGGAACCGGCTGCTCCGGGTATGCCAACTGCCACCGGATAAGCATGGCCTGGAATCCACCGAAAAGTAGAAAAAATATTCCGAGAAATAAAAATTGTTTACCAATCGTTTTATGATCGGTCGAAAAAATATGGGTACTCATAATCGATTTTGAACTGCTCATTTTAATTCCTTCCATTGCCATCCCCATTTTGTTGGAACACCTTCATCCTCTTCCTCAAATCCCCAATCGTCGTCGTCGTCAGTCACTTCCGGTTCCTGAGCGACAATCCAATTATCAAATTCATCTTTTGACTCTACAGTAAGAAAACCCTTCATTTTAAAATGGCTATTCCCACATAATTCAGCACAGGCAAATTCATAATCTCCTGTCTCTTTTGCCTGAAACCACATGGCCGTAACCATCCCCGGTGTTGCATCTTGCTTATACCTGAAATTGGGTAGATAAAACGAATGAATGACATCGTAGGTAGTCAGTTGGACCACAATGGGCGTATTCACAGGAATATGTAAAATGTTTTGTGGAGGCACAATATCATCGTTTGTACCAAAAATATCATCATCCCCAGGATAACGAATATTCCAAGCATACTGTTGTGGCATAATTTCTATCCTGACAACATCTTCTCCTTTGGGAAATTTCCAGAATGCTTCTTTTAAATCTTTAAATGCCATGGATTCAATCACCACATCGATTGAGAAAAATACTAAAAGACCCATAGCGACTGTCAAATAACGGTGTTTTTTAGTATTACCTAAATCATAAACTGCATGAGGGTGTTTACGTGCATTATAACGCCAAATAAAAAATATGAGTGACACAACCACAATACCAAAATAAAGCGTAATAACAAAATCTGTGTATTGGATGACATTATCGATTCTATACCCATTCAAAGAAATATCTTTAGGTGGATCCACTAACCATATTCCCCCTGTCATTGTTTTTATTATTTTTTTCATCATTCTGTACTCCTTACAAACTTTAAATCAAATTAATTTTAAAATGATTCCCCCAATTGTTCTCTAATATTGCTTCCCTTCGATCGTACTCTATCCCATAATTGTAAAAAGATGAAACCGAGCGAAACCATTTGTAGAACTGATGCCCAAAAAGCCATAACTAACAGCGTACCGTCAACTTGATATCCGGCAAGGACCTCTGTGAAAAATCGCCCGATGGTCGCCGTGGCCAATACCCAATACAAAGCCCAGATGAACTTTGGGTTGTAATACTTATATCCTTTTTTTGAACGTGGAAAAAACCACGTAGCTACACCAATAATCATATTCATCACACCTCCGATTAGAATAATATGTGTATGAGCCATAATGAGTGTTGATGGTGCCAACCAACCAAATACAAAGTGGCCATATTGCCAAAACCCCGTTGCCAACCCCAGCCCAAAGCAAAGGAAGGATGTTTTAATGAAGTATCTCGAAGTTTTAGTCATTAATATTTTTTATCTAAAATATGCTGTTGGTTAATTATTTACTAATTCCTGCAATTCATTTGGACAAAAACAACAATAACCGATTTCATCACATTTAATTTTCATTTTGTCCCATTGGGAATCTTCTGTGATTGCCTGTAATGCCATGGGATATAAAATGTGATTTTCTTTATGAATATGCTGTCGAAGTGTGTCGCACAATTCAATAATTAAATAAGAGAGTGAATTGACCTGTTCTTTCCAGTTATTTCCAAATTCAACTGTTTCCTTTTTTAATTGATGTTTCATATTTCGAATTAGCCCATGTTCTTGCCTCATGACTTGTGGCGGACCAATTATTCCCAATAATTCAAGTGCCGGAAAAAGAACATCTTCTTCCCGTTGGTGATGGGGTTCAGCGGAAATTAATTGAAGTGAAAATTGATTTATTTGGGGTAACAGTTTTTCATTATTTGAATGATCCTGTGATGATAATTGCTCTCTTAAAATTTGCAGTTCATCCAAAATAGTTAAAATATGTTCATGTTCTGTAAACATGGTTTTTATTACATGACCGTCGTTTAATTCTTTAAACATATCTAATCCTTTAAGCATTGTTTAATTTGATGGTAATTTTTATTATTTTCATAATCTTGTCACATAAATATCATTGGGTAAAAAACTTTTTATCCATAAGCTAAACTCATACCAAGATTATCTTTATTACATTGAGCAACATCAAGTAAAAATTTATCTATCAATTGCCAGTTTACGTGTTCCATGACAACAATCTTCCACCACTTGGGCTGGCCTTTATGCGTATCAGGTACCAAAGTATATTTTTCACAGATTCTCATTGGAATATCTTCCGAAGGAATTGTCACAATATTCATGAATTCATTCCTGAAAAACTGAACATCTAATTCAGATAAAGATTTACAAATAAAGTCCGATTTTATTATTAATTGTTCCATATGATCCATGAGACCTTTTGATCCATGCATATTTAAAATCATCCAAGTGGCAATTGCATTGGCTCCGGAACGGGAACCGCAAAGCGTATGGTCCAGTCCTTCTATATAACTGGCCTCTTCAGTCAAAACATTATCAATCAACCCTTTTCTTATAAGGAATATCCCTGTACCATAAGGCGCCTGCAGCATTTTATGCCCATCAACTGATATTGAATCCACATTTGGGTTCTCAAAATTGAAGACATTATTGGGATTGGTAAATGGGTAAATAAAACCTCCGAATGCAGCATCAACATGTATTTTAAATTGAATGTTATGAGATTTATATAAATGAGTAATCGAATCAATATCGTCAATAGATCCAAACATGGTTGTGCCCATATTCAATACTGTGATAAAATATTTAACACCATCCGCTTTCAGTTCGCTCAATAAATTATCAAGTTTTTCAAAATCAATTTCTCTGCTATTGAAATCAACGTTCAGTAATTTGAAATTCAATTGTAAAATATTACAAACTTTAAAAAGAGAATAATGAGTATCCTCCGAGAATAATACAATTATTTCATCATTTTTCGCATCTAAAACATTTTTATAATATTCACGGTAAATCCAAACAGCTTGCATATTGCATTCGGTGCCGCCAGAAGCAACATACCCGTCATAGTTGTTGGGTACTGCTTTAAATATCTCTTCTGCACATATCCGGAGTAAATCTAATTCAAGTTTTTGTGTACCCTGAAATGATGAAATTGATTTTTCATAGGTATGGAGTCCAATATGATTTGGGTTTTCTATAAAGGATTTAATGAATGGTGCATTTTCAAGAAAATCCGCATCCGCAGGAAACATTTTTGGATCAAGATATGTTGCTGGTAATCCCATTATATTATGGTCATAATAACTGGCATTATGCTCCAATGCATTAAATACAAAGGTTTTTAATTCATCAAAAGAATATACGGGCCAAAACATCTTTTAATCTTTCACATATTTTTAATTAATCGTGGCTTTTGATATTTTTTCACAATCAATAAAAGTGTGTAAAAACTTTCCACTCAAATTGTAAAAGTCACCATTAATTTTATCAGCCAGATTTCCAGCAAACATTTTGGCCCAATCTGAAAAATGATTTTGATTGAAATCAATAAATGCTGTTTCGCAAATCTCTTTTTCTTCATCTAATTCATTTGTTAGAGCTAACAACTCTTTTAGCAATAGGAAAGAAAGAAACTCGGTTTGAGTAGAAATATGATCGGCTCTTTCGATGGACTCCACTTCCATCCCGAATGCTTTATAAAATCCATTCAAGTCAGCCAGTTTCTGGGTGCGAAAAAACACATCGGAATTTTTTAAATGCTCCAATGCATAAGGAGCAATCTGCTTGGACAGGGTATGGCCAAATACATTCACAAATTCATTCCTGATATTTTCTTTTTTCTTTTCATCCAATTTTGACATCAACATTTGGAAAGATTTTGACAAGGTGGTTTCTTCACTATGCTCCAACTCTTCTATTTGGAAACAGGCATCCAGAACACAGCCTTGGATTTTGGGTGTGAACAACATGGCAAATTTTTCACTTTCGGGATCTGAAAACAGTGCAGACACAGTACCATAAAGAGTTGAACGTATTTCTAACAGATGGCTTTGTTTTGTTAATGTATCCATATCAAATTGAATTAAAATGAATGCCCGGCCGTTCATACATGGGTTCTTCCACTGTGGTGCGAACGCATTCTTTACCCTGTTCATTGTAACCGATCACCGTATCGTTGTATATATTTAATATCTTTTGTGAACCGTCTGAAAGTGTGACTTCTTTTTCATAAATCTTGGGACCTTTTTTAATTTGGTATTTATAGATCACTTCTCGTTGGGCACGGAAAAGTTGCAAAATCGCCATGAGTTCACGGGATGGCGCCGTGTAACGATCGATAGCTTGTTCCACTCCCGGGCCAAACATTTGGGTCAAATAAGCTCTGGGCGCCCATCTTGGCGGGATGTAAAAAATATTCGGTTCAGTCCCAAATTGTGGATAGAGCGGCAGGGCGACTTTTTCCTTTTGGATCATCCAGTATAATGGATTTTCTTCATCTTTTGTCCACAATCCATCTTGATTCATTTTCACTAAACCCTGCATTCGGATTTTCCCCACACAAGATGCCATACATCGTGTTTCTACCGAAACACCATCGGGTGTAATATGGTCATCCTGACCTTCCAATCTGGGATAACAAGCAATGCATTTTTCCGAAATTTTTGTCTGACCATTATACATGGCTTTCTTGTACGGACATGCTTCCACACATTTTCGATAACCGCGACACCGTTCCTGATCGATAAGAACCACACCGTCTTCATCTCGTTTATAAATGGCTTTTCTTGGACAAGCCGCCAAACAGGCTGGATAAGTGCAATGGTTGCAAATTCGCTGTAAATAGAAAAAGAAACTCTTATGTTCCGGCAGTTTGATAGGATCGGTAATATATCCCATTTTATCTTTCTTCGTCGATTTGGGCGGCGAAACATCTTCACCAATATTGGGTTTGGTCCATTCATGATCTTCAGGTAAATAGCCCAAAACACGGGATTGCCCATTTTGCGTTTTTTCTTTTTCAGCTGCTTCAAAAATGGTCATACCATCATATTCACCTTCATCGTTCCAAGTCATAGTTTTGTCTTGACGGTCATGAGCCTTTTGCATCAGGTTGAGCAATTTCACATCCCAATATTGGGGATAACCGCCATAGGGCTTTGTTTCAACATTATTCCACCACATCAATTCCTGTCCCTTGGAAAATGTCCAGGTGCTTTTGCAAGCCATGGTGCAGGTTTGGCAGGCAATACAGCGATTAATATTAAAAACGGCGGCAAATTGTCTTTCTGGATATTTCCCTTCATAAGGATAACTCATATCACGGTTTATTTGCCAATTATAGACTTTATTCATTTAGTTCTCCTGCCCATTTATCACATGAATATTTTCATAAATCTGACCAACAATTTTTTCAATGGATTCCTTTCCAAGTTGACTATAAGCCATAAACAAACCACCATAAAAAGGATTGGAAAACATAGTCAATAATTCATCTTTTGTTGTTCCCATATCTCGAAATTCTTCCGACATCACCTTCGCTTGATGAATTATATTTCCACCGGGGATTTCCATCGCTTTCATTTCGAAAGGATCTTCTTTATCGTAGTCTTTTACCATTCATCATCTCCGATGGTTGTGATATTTCCGGCAATATAATTTTCCATGAATTCATTTTCATTCGCTGGCGTGAAACCAGATTTAACTATGTCCAATTTCCCTTTTCCTTTCAAGCCACCTTTTTCAGCAAATGTGATTTTTACCAATGTTTCTTTTGGCGCGGTATTGATGGCGTGATTATCCGCTTCGTAACCGAATAAAAATCCCATTTTTGCTTTTGCTTTGTGGAAGAGACTATCCAATTGCTGCATGGGCATCTGCCAGCCATAGGTTAAGGATTG
Protein-coding regions in this window:
- a CDS encoding hemerythrin domain-containing protein, encoding MLKGLDMFKELNDGHVIKTMFTEHEHILTILDELQILREQLSSQDHSNNEKLLPQINQFSLQLISAEPHHQREEDVLFPALELLGIIGPPQVMRQEHGLIRNMKHQLKKETVEFGNNWKEQVNSLSYLIIELCDTLRQHIHKENHILYPMALQAITEDSQWDKMKIKCDEIGYCCFCPNELQELVNN
- a CDS encoding cytochrome-c oxidase, with protein sequence MAMEGIKMSSSKSIMSTHIFSTDHKTIGKQFLFLGIFFLLFGGFQAMLIRWQLAYPEQPVPWWLFGSIVNGEAGMITPDVYNQLFTMHGTIMIFWAITPLLIGAFGNFVIPLQIGAKDMAFPTLNMLSFWTFFLSGVVLLVSYFLPLGVASGGWTSYPPLSLPAGGIPGLGQAFWTLSITLMGVATMMGAINYVITVIRLRAPGMTYFRMPLSVWGLWLASILNVIFVPVIAAGLIMLLTDQLLGTQFFLAGRLAAGGGGDPLLFQHVFWIFGHPEVYILILPVWGIVSELLSVFSRKPAFGAKITVICMSTIVVLSSVVWGHHMYTTGMSPLLGKTFMFLTLLISIPSSIFFFNWLATLWRGSLHFDPPMLHTMAVIWVFAIGGLTGLYNATVTADIYLHDTMFVVGHFHYTMAASVLFGGYAAIAYWYPRMFGRMLNPLLSKIHFWGTFISINLVFFNMMATGYAGQHRRLYNPGEFEFLKPLADINIFITISAFILGAFQILFLYNFIHSMVKGKVAENNPWKSNTLEWTMDYPIAHGNFSTAPQVVNGPHEYSNPNVKDADWVCQTVKIGNES
- a CDS encoding aminotransferase class V-fold PLP-dependent enzyme, which codes for MFWPVYSFDELKTFVFNALEHNASYYDHNIMGLPATYLDPKMFPADADFLENAPFIKSFIENPNHIGLHTYEKSISSFQGTQKLELDLLRICAEEIFKAVPNNYDGYVASGGTECNMQAVWIYREYYKNVLDAKNDEIIVLFSEDTHYSLFKVCNILQLNFKLLNVDFNSREIDFEKLDNLLSELKADGVKYFITVLNMGTTMFGSIDDIDSITHLYKSHNIQFKIHVDAAFGGFIYPFTNPNNVFNFENPNVDSISVDGHKMLQAPYGTGIFLIRKGLIDNVLTEEASYIEGLDHTLCGSRSGANAIATWMILNMHGSKGLMDHMEQLIIKSDFICKSLSELDVQFFRNEFMNIVTIPSEDIPMRICEKYTLVPDTHKGQPKWWKIVVMEHVNWQLIDKFLLDVAQCNKDNLGMSLAYG
- a CDS encoding 4Fe-4S dicluster domain-containing protein, translated to MNKVYNWQINRDMSYPYEGKYPERQFAAVFNINRCIACQTCTMACKSTWTFSKGQELMWWNNVETKPYGGYPQYWDVKLLNLMQKAHDRQDKTMTWNDEGEYDGMTIFEAAEKEKTQNGQSRVLGYLPEDHEWTKPNIGEDVSPPKSTKKDKMGYITDPIKLPEHKSFFFYLQRICNHCTYPACLAACPRKAIYKRDEDGVVLIDQERCRGYRKCVEACPYKKAMYNGQTKISEKCIACYPRLEGQDDHITPDGVSVETRCMASCVGKIRMQGLVKMNQDGLWTKDEENPLYWMIQKEKVALPLYPQFGTEPNIFYIPPRWAPRAYLTQMFGPGVEQAIDRYTAPSRELMAILQLFRAQREVIYKYQIKKGPKIYEKEVTLSDGSQKILNIYNDTVIGYNEQGKECVRTTVEEPMYERPGIHFNSI